The following DNA comes from Nymphalis io chromosome 20, ilAglIoxx1.1, whole genome shotgun sequence.
GCTGAAAATTGTAATCAgactgataaaatataaaacgtagCCGAGAAAAcatttggaattaaaaaaattacataaacaaaaagtTAGGTAGTTTTTTCGACGATTAACTAttggataaattaaatttatataaataaaaggcaccctctgtataatataatacaaaatataagtacagtttcaatataagataaaaatgatTATGAGAAAACGATTATTGAATGATTCGtagttatgtaatttttaccTCCAGACTTTAAGTCACTttaaattgcaaaaaatattacgaaGAATCTGTAATCTGTTTATCctctattatatacatataaagttattatagatATAGTTGTAATCACTGGAGATAACAAAGGTTACGATACGGTATATAAGTATAAGGGAAGTGTGTAAGGGATCATTCGAAACAAAGAAGTGAATTAAAATGGCTCTCGTCTGGTTATTGAGTCTCGCTCTCGTGGGTAAGTGCGATATCTGTCGTACACATCTGTTCTGTCAGAGAATTCGCATATCGGAATGTGATTATTTCTACAACACCATTTCAACTATCAGGTGCATCATCGGCGTTTTTGCAAGCGTACCCTTCCATCGTGCAAGTGGAGACTCTCCAGCCGTGGGGCTATTTTGAGCAGAGCTGCGCCGCGAGCATTCTCAACACCAGAAATGTGCTCTCTGCTGCTTCCTGCTTCACTGCATCGTGAGTACTTCGATGCTTGATTAAAGACTAAATTTTACAACCGTTAGTTATtcaaaacttataatttataattcatcttttcaCTGCTCGTTTCTCTCAGACCATCTTTATATCGTATCCGCGCCGGCGCTGAACGGCGCCACACCGGTGGTATAATCAACTACGTCGAGAGAGTAAATAACTACCCGAGAGGAAACTCTACCGACCTGCCGGCTGGCGACATCTCAGTCGTGAGACTAGCGTCCCCTCTCTCATACAACCCTCTTATACAGAGGACTCCAATTCCGACGCCGCAAACATACATCCCTAATGGCCTAACCCTGGCGCAAGGCGGTTGGGGTCGTGGCAATGTgagttaattgtttaatattttataatttccctTCTATTCAAACACATTCACTTCGTGTTACGTTTTTGTTTGGAAAACATGTATGAAATTACGTAAATACGTTATTCTCATTGTTACAGTTCTCAAGCTCTCTCAGCGTTTCTCTAGTGAGAACGGTCAGTGGCAATCATTGCGGCATCAACCTACCGACCAACCAGACGACTTTCAACTCCACTGCTAACCTCCTCTGCGGAACTCTTATTAGCGGTTTGAACTCGACCAACACTGACGGCGGCAGTCCTTGGTTCTTCGGCAACATCACAGTGGGCGTCGTTTCCGGACTGGACTACGGAAACACCTCCTGGTCTCACATCGTCGCCACCCCGGTCGCTTCTTTTACCAACTGGATCATCAGAACCGCTGTGTAACATATAACAAGTTATTCGAAGTAATGACCTCTATCCTTGTAACGATGaacaatttactaataaataattaatattgaattcattttttattcaaaaacctAACTTCTAAAAGTCGTAATAGGACCCATAAAATCAATTCTCACCTCATTAAAacgaatacttatataattattttacaatgatataattaaaaaataaataaaaatcgtgtTATGTGAAACAATATGACCTAATTatgaacattaaatattttaatatttacttattatttaggatatttcataaaacatagatttaagtaatacatataattaacaaaaaatacattgacTGGCCTTACTCAAAGGTCGCTACGATCAATTTTCATAGAGGTTTCACttaattattgtcattaataattaaaaaaaaacctctatgcagatagtgcacaagtgtataagaagttgatttaaatattattataaaacattttacatttttttaatgtacttagttttttttttttttttatagaataggaaggcggacgagcatatgggccacctgatggtaagtggtcaccaacgctcttagacattagcattgtaagaaatgtcaaccatcgcttacatatccaatgcgccaccaaccttgggaactaagattttatgtcccttgtgcctgtaattacactggctcactcacccttcaaaccggaacacaacaatatcaagtattgctgttttgcggtagaatatctgatgagtgggtggtacctacccagacgagcttgcacaaagccctaccaccagtctagTGACTGAATGTATTGAAATAagcctttttttatattcgccgggagggcaaatgactctactccacctgatggtaagtggtagtagagtctaaacgcgacgacggccagtacagacgggaaaaacgttctgcactagccgccttcgccttgccggcccgcaagatgcctcttcacgcctcgtttgaaggaacccgggttgtaagaggagggaaacacgtgagctggtaaggaattccatttcttggaagtgcgacaaagaaaggagttgccaaatttctttgttcgcaatggaattgatgtcacaattaggcggtgacatcgagaatcagctcgcgtggacttaagaaggaagggggaagcaggaattagagagaataattcctcagagcactcgccgtgatacagtcgatagaaagctaTCCTTGTAACGAtgaagaatttattaataaactattaactaataaataaaatcgtttttttgagtaataaataaaattaataatgctatataattaattacagtcGTAGTTACATGACGTAATATGGCATAGCAAACTCGATAACAAACAAAGAGCGCTATTGttagtaagaaaatataatggccgtgaaacataatataaatgttattaaagagtaagtatatacatatatttcgaGTTTCTTACCATTTTTGTACATCACGCCAGAGTGGTGATGATGTTTCAGGGTTTTTTGCCTTTTTCCAGAATATAACATTCACGAATAACAGAATTTCACTGGCACTTTCACATACAGTTAATTTAACTTCCCGAATATTGAAAAAGAAGCTGCAAAAAACTTACGATTTGAAGGCAATTTTTCCTGTTAACTAATGGTTCACGTCTCCcactacataaatatttttctagcaCTCTGCAGTTAGACTGCTgccatttgaaagaaaaataatccgtttgtatttattatttatttttttgtaagagggggcaaacgagcaggaggctcacctgatggaaatcACTACCACTGCCCATGAacatctgcaacacccgagggcttgcaggtgcgttgccggcctttactgcttatactattatattacttttttgtttatattttacatgtatgatatatatatatatatatatattattgttttgctgtttatgaactgtttgaatcttcataattattttttataatttactaaattgctTGCCTTTAttcatgaattagttttaagtggaaacttgattggtgtttGAACGAGTTAATTGTATCGAGCAATTGAAAATATAGAAGCTAATTGCGCGGACATGTATAAAACCTTTCCTTACACTATTTTTGTATTGGGTTGATTAGGAtcgctattgtttttttttttaatttcaaatagataggcggacttGCAAATAGGTCACTTGATTTGGTGCTGgtacaaaacagcaatacttagtattgttatatttccGTTTGattggtgagtgagtcagtgtaataagGGACATAGAATGTTAATTACCACACGCATTGGCAATGTTATGAAATATGATTACttttttcttacagcgccaaaatatatttactggtggtaaggctttgtgcaagctcgtctgggtaggtaccacccactcatcagatattctaccgcaaaacagcaatacttgatattgttgtgttccggtttgaagggtgagtgagccagtgtaattacaggcacaagggacataaaatcttagttcccaaggttggtggcgcattggctataagcgatggttgacatttcttacaacgccaatgtctaagggcgtttggtgaacacttacgatcaggtggcccatatgctcgtccaccttcctattctataaaaaaatatatatatatgggcggtgatgaccactaagaatattataatttcctaTTTGTGTTGCTAACACTAGCATGCTTCTCGGACGCATCTCACGTAATCGCATTCGTGCGGCCGTCTTGCCTAAAATGAGTACACAAATGACTGTTctcatacatttaaatttcagcgttaaaattattaatatgaaagtaTTTTGGAACAAATTGTGCGCAGGCATCATGTTAAAACCTACTTcgggttaaagaaactttatttctcattaagaaTAATGTTCACTTACACCAGAATATATGATAATTGCCCAGTTGCGTAACAAAGTAACATTTTATAAGCATATtagtaaaaaagaaagaaaaatac
Coding sequences within:
- the LOC126776624 gene encoding trypsin, alkaline A-like, encoding MALVWLLSLALVGASSAFLQAYPSIVQVETLQPWGYFEQSCAASILNTRNVLSAASCFTASPSLYRIRAGAERRHTGGIINYVERVNNYPRGNSTDLPAGDISVVRLASPLSYNPLIQRTPIPTPQTYIPNGLTLAQGGWGRGNFSSSLSVSLVRTVSGNHCGINLPTNQTTFNSTANLLCGTLISGLNSTNTDGGSPWFFGNITVGVVSGLDYGNTSWSHIVATPVASFTNWIIRTAV